Below is a window of Micromonospora chersina DNA.
GGACAAGCAGACGCCGTCCAGGCTGCACGTCGTCACGGACGCGACCACCGGCGCGCTGATCGGCTCCTACGACGAGATCGAGACGGTGGTCGGCAGCGGCCAGGGCATCTACACCGGCACGGTCAGCATCGACACGACGCTCTCCGGCAGCACCTACCAGATGGTGGACCCGTCGCACGGCAACGGCCGCACCTGCGACATGAACAACACCACCGGTGGCACCTGCACCACCTTCACCGACCCCGACAACAACTGGGGCAACGGCACCAACTCGAACCGGCAGTCCGCCGGCGTCGACGCCCACTTCGGCGCGGCGAATACCTTCGACTACTTCAAGAACACGCACGGCCGCAACGGCATCTTCGGCAACGGCGCGGGCGTGCCGAGCCGGGTGCACTACGGCAGCAACTACGTCAACGCCTTCTGGGACGGGTCCCAGATGACCTACGGCGACGGCTCGGGCAACTCCCGTCCGCTGGTCTCGCTCGACGTCGCCGGCCACGAGATGAGCCACGGTGTCACCGAGGCGCTCGCCGGCCTGGTCTACTCCGGTGAGCCCGGCGGCCTCAACGAGGCCACCAGCGACATCTTCGGCAACATGGTGGAGTTCTACGCCGCCGCGCCGAGCGACCCGGGTGACTACCAGGTCGGTGAGAAGATCAACATCAACGGCAACGGTACGCCCCTGCGCTACATGTACAACCCGTCGCTGGACGGCTCGTCCGACTCCTGCTGGTCGACCAGCACGAAGAACAAGGACGTGCACTACTCCTCCGGCGTGGCCAACCACTTCTACTTCAACCTGGCCGAGGGCACCGGCTCCACCGCGTACGGCACGTCGCCGGTCTGCGGCTCGGCGCCGGCGGTGACCGGCATCGGTCGCGCCAAGGCGGAGAAGATCTGGTACCGGGCGCTCGACGTGTACTTCACCTCGAACACCTCGTACGTCAACACCACCACCCCGTCGAACACCGCCCGGGCCTACACCCTCAAGGCGGCGACCGACCTGTACGGCAACTGCTCCACCGAGTACAAGACCGTCCAGGCGGCGTGGACCGCGGTGAACGTGGCCGGCAACGACGCGCCCTGCGGCTCCACCGGCAACGACTTCTCCGTCTCGCTCTCCCCGACCTCCGGCTCGGTGACCGCGGGCGGTTCGGTCTCCACCACCGTCGCCACCGCCACCACCAGCGGGACCGCGCAGACCGTGACGTTCTCCGCGTCCGGCCTGCCGACCGGCGCCACCGCGTCGTTCAGCCCGTCCTCGGTGACCTCCGGCGGCTCGTCCACGCTCACCATCGCCACCACGGCGAGCACCCCGTCCGGCACCTACTCGGTGACCGTCACCGGCGCCGGCTCGGTGAACCACTCGGCGACCTACACGCTGACCGTGAACGGCACGGGCGGCGGCTGCACGGGGGCCGGCCAGAAGCTCGGCAACCCGGGCTTCGAGTCGGGTAACACGGTGTGGTCGTCGACCTCGGGTGTGATCGGCCAGTACGGCTCCAGCGGCCAGCCGCCGCGTACCGGCACCTGGAACGCGTGGCTGGACGGCTACGGCAGCACCCACACCGACACGCTGTCGCAGTCGGTGAGCCTGCCGGCCGGCTGCACCTCGTACAACTTCACGTTCTGGCTGCACATCGACTCGGCCGAGACCACCACCAGCGTCCAGTACGACAAGCTGACCGTGCAGGTGCTCAACTCCTCCGGCACCGTGCTGGCCACCCTGGGAACCTGGTCGAACCTGAACAAGGCCAGCGGCTACAGCCAGAAGTCCTTCTCCCTGGCCTCGTACGCCGGCCAGACCGTCACAGTGAAGTTCACCGGCACCGAGGACTCCTCGCTGCAGACCTCGTTCGTCATCGACGACACCGCGGTCAACGTCTCCTGACCTGACCGCCCGACCCCCGGGGCCCGGCGGCCACCCCACGCGGGTGGTCACCGGGCCCCGCCCGTTACGGTCGGAGCCATGTCCGACGCGGAACTGACCGTCACGGTCGACGGCCCGGTGGCGACAGTGGTGATCCGGAACCCGGCGCGCCGCAACGCCATGACGCCGGCCATGTGGCGCCAACTCCCGGTGCTGCTCGACGGCCTGGAGGCCGATCCGGCGGTCCGCGTGCTCGTGCTCACCGGAGCCGGCCGCACCTTCTGCGCCGGCGCCGACCTGGGCGACCTGGACGAGCTGCTGGAGGCCGGGGACGGCAGCATCGCGGTGGCCGCCGAGGAGCGGCTGGCCGCCTTCGGCCGGCCCACGGTGGCCGCCATCGAGGGCGCCTGCGTCGGCGGCGGCTGCCAGCTCGCCGTCGCCTGCGACCTGCGCCTGGCCGCGACGGACGCCCGGTTCGGCGTACCCCCGGCGCGGTTGGGTCTGGTCTATCCCGCGCCGACCACCCGGCGGCTGGCCACGCTCGTCGGACCGTCCGCGGCGAAGCACCTGCTCTTCACCAGCGAGCTGGTCGACGCCGAGCGGGCGCTGCGGATCGGGCTGGTCGACGAGGTGCTGCCGACCGACGCGCTCGCCGCCCGGGTGGCCGCGATGACCGCCACCATCGCCGAGCGCTCCCGGCTCACCGTGGCCGCGGCCAAGGAGATCATCGACGGGCGCGCCGACGCCGACCGGATCGCCTGGTGGCACGGGCAGGTGCGGGAGAGCGGCGAGGCCCGCGAGGGGATCGCGGCGGTTTCCGAGCGCCGGCCGCCGCGCTTCGGCTGGACCCCGCCGGCCGCCGGCTGACGAGCGAGCCTACGGACGCCGGTGGGGGCGGGCGTGCCGCCCCCACCGGCGCCGGTCAGGCCGGATCCGCGAGCACGATGGTGATCTGGCTGGTGCGGTCGTGGCGCACCCGGACGCTCGTGGCCGAGTCGCGGTCGGTGCCGCCGTACCAGCCTCCCGGCGAGGAGAGGGCGGGCCCGTACCGGACCTTCACCGACTGGTCCGCGAGACCCTCGACGACCCGCGGCCCGTAGAACGAGAACTCCTTCACCAGGTCGCCGGTGGTGGCGTTGTAGACCTCGCCGGCGAACCAGCCGTTGTAGGGCTGCCCGTCCTCCGACGTGACGGTGAGGCCGAGCCGGGCACCGGAGCGGGTCAGCGAGGCGTCGGCGACGCCCGGCTGGTCGACGCCGGCCCGGATCGCCTTGGCGGTCTTCCGGTCGGCGGCGCCGCCCGACCACACGGCCGCGTACGGCTCGACGTAGTCATAGAAGTGGGAGAACTCGAGCGGCCACTCGTACGGGCCGAGGGTCGGCACCGTGTAGACGCCGTCGGAGCCGGCGCAGAACGGGCCGACGCCGGGGACGAAGCTGCCCTGCCGCACTGGCAGCACGGCGGCGCAGCCGTTGCCCAGCGGCTCCTTGGTGTCGGCGTCCCGAATGGTTCCGGTGATGCGGGCGGCCGGATCGAGCCGGACGGTCGGCACCGTGCTGAGCCGGCCACCCTCGCCCGTCACCAGCAGGGCGTCCTGCTGCCGGCCGACTCCGCCGTTGCGGCCGACCCACTGCATGCCGTGCACGTCGTCGCCGGGTAGGACGAGCACCGTGTAGTCGCCGGGAGCGAGTTCGCCCACGGTGATCCGGCCCTGGTCATCGGTGTAGTTGACGTCCCACTGGCAGGTCTGGTCGTCGAGCGCGCCGAAGACCATCGGCAGCAGCGCGACGCAGGTATAGGGCACCGGCTCGCCGGTGGCCCGGTCGACCACCGTCGTGGTGATGGCGGTCGTGGGTCGGAGGGACACCTCGACCCGGGTGGTCTGGCCGAGGACGACCTTGACGCCCTTGACCTCCTGCCGCGCGTGCAGACCGTCGGAGGAGCGCAGGTAGAGGGTGTAGCTGCCGGATTCGAGGTTCTCCAGCCGCAGGTGTCCTCCGGTCGCTCCACACTGGAGCGAATACTCCTGGACCCCCGCGCAGAAGGCGTCGACCGGCGCTCCCGTGGTGGCGTCGGTGGCCACGACCTCGACCACGCCGGGCAGGAGCATGGTCTCCTCCGGCACGGTGGCCGTCTGGCCGGAGCTGACGGTGACGACGTCGGCGGTGGAGTAGCCGAGCTTCTCGTGCGACCACTGGTAGCGGCCCAGGAAGCCGTACTGGATCTTGTAGGTGCCGACCGGCACGTCGGCGAAGCGGAAGGTCCCGTCGGCGTCGGTCAGCACCTGTCCGCTGCTGGCGCCGTCGGTGGTGAAGAGGTTGACGGTGACGCTGCCGGGCTTCTCCGTCACGACGTGGCCGGTGATCGCGCCCGGCGTGGGTTCCTCGGCGTACGCCGGCGTGGCGGTCAGCGCGGCGGTGAGGCTCAGCAGCAGGCCGGCGGCGAGCGCGGCGCGCCTGCTGGCGGGTCTGGTCATCTGTTTCCCCCGTTTCGACGGTGGGAGCGAGCGGGTGCCGGCCCGCGGGATGCCCTGTCGCCGGTCCGCCTGCCCACGACCGGTGCTCCGGTCGCGAGCACGCTACTCCGCACCGCGCCGCCCACGCAGTCCCGAGAAGCGGGAACCGGCCGTACGGCTCGGCGGAGGACCACCGAGTCGACGGCGTGGCTCCGCCGATCAGATAGATCCTGGTCACGTGGCCCGCTCGGGCCCGAACGGGACGGTTCACGACGCCCGGGATGGCTAGCATCCTCATCGATCGCCCCGTTGTGGGGGTGATCGACAAAGGAGGACCGTCCACGTGACACTCAGAACCCGCGACGCACGGGGGCGCGGGCGCACGACACTGCGGGGGGCGATCGCCGCACTGGTGCTGGGAGCCGTCGTGCTCCCCCCGGTGTCGGCCGCCGCCGCCGAGCCGCACTTCGTGCTCACGCCCTCTCTGCTGGCGTACACCGACTCCACCACCCCGGACACGGCCGTCTTCTACCCGAGCGGCGGCGACCTGCCCGTCGGCTCGTGGCGCGACGAGGAGTCCACCCGGCACACCTCTCGCGCCTACGTGACCTTCGACATCGGCGGCATCTACGTCGGCCGGCTGAGCAGCGCGACCCTGGTCGCCCGCGAGAGCCGCGCGAACGACTGTGCGAAGCCGCGGACCGTCGTCGCGCTGCCCACCGCGCCCTTCACCGGCGACAACAGCTGGTCGAGCCCGCCGAAGACGATCGGTAAGGAGGTCACCGCCACCGCCGAGGGCGGCGACTGCACCTCGTGGCGCACCATGTGGAACCTCACCACCGCGCTCACCGACGCGCTGACCCGCGGCGATCATCAGCTCACCGCCGAGCTGCGGGTCCCCAAGAAGTACGAGGGGGACGTCGCCTACGGCCGCTGGCTGGAGACCAACGAGTTCCGGTTCGAGGTGGAGTTGAAGAACACCGCTCCGCTCAAGCCGACGAAGCTCTACAACGGCAACACCGAGACGCCGTGCGGCCCGGACTACTTCGCCCGGTCCAACTTCAGCGTCTTCGCGGACATGACCGACCGGGACCGCGATCCCGGCGACTCCCTGACCCCGGAGTTCGAGTTCTGGCCGCTCGCCGACCCGTCGGCCACCACCGCGATGACGATCGGCATCTCCAGCGGGGGCGACGGTCTCAGTGGCGTGGGCAACGTGCCGGTGGACACCCTGGCCGACGGCGAGTACGCCTGGCACGCGCGGACCTATGACCAGCGGGCCTGGTCGCCGTGGAGCGACCCGTGCCGGTTCACCGTGGATCGCACCGCACCGGGTGTGGCGCCCACCGTGGCCTCCCCCGAATACCCGGAGAACCCGGCCAGCCCCACCGGTGGCACCAGCGTGACCGGAACCTTCCTCTTCACCGCTCACGGCGTGCCGGACGTGGTCGGCTTCCGGTACGGCGACAGCCAGTGGAGCATGTACAACCAGGTGCCGGCCGACCAGCTCGGCGGCGCCGCGACCATCCGGTGGCAACCCCGCAGCGCGGGTGAGCAGACCCTGTACGTGGTGAGCGTGGACCGGGCCGGCAACAGCTCGCCCGTGCGCTCGTACACCTTCAAGGTGCGCGACCTGACCGTCACCGCCTGGTCGACCAGGCAGGAGCCGGACCCGTCCGGTGCCGGCATCCTGGTGAGCATGCGGTTCGGCACCCAGCCGGGCAACGGCATCACCACCGTGACCTACCGGGTGGACGGCGGCGCGGAGCAGTCGGTCCCGGTCGACGCGCAGGGCGTGGCCGAGCCGGTCCTCGGCCCGTTGAAGGGTGGCGAGCACACGCTCGCGTACGCCGGGCGCAGCGCCACGGGCGAGGTGCTCTACCAGGCAGAGACAACCCTCTACGCGGACGACGCCCCGTCGATCGCCTCGGACGGTGTCTACCCGATCGACGGGTCCGGCGGCGGGGTCGGCGTGCCGGGCGTTTTCACCGTCACGCCGACGGTCACCAGGGACGCGACCGCCGTCACCTGGTTCACCACCCAGAACAGCGAGCACCTCGACGTGTCGCTGGACGCCGACGGCAAGGCCCGGGTCACCTTCACCCCGACCGCCTCGGGCTGGACCTACTTCTGGTTCTCGGTGAAGTACGCCGACGGCACCTCGTCCGGCTGGCGCTCGTTCTCGGTCACCGTCGACTGATGGCGGCGGGGGTGCGGGACCATTCCCGCACCCCCGGCTCCCGGGACCGGCGGGCGCCGCGCCGGAGGCGTACCTCCGACGCGGCCCCCTGTGCCCGCCGGCCGTCCGTCACCGCGCCAGGGCGGCCCAGCTCGGCGTCCCCGGCTCCCGCCGCAGCGGCATGCCCGCCTCGGCCGGGGTCCGGTCGCCCTTGCGCTGGTTGCACGCGTAGCAGGCGGCGGTGGTGTTCCCCCAGGTGTTCCGGCCGCCGCGCGAGCGGGGCAGGATGTGGTCGACGGTGCTGGCCGGGCCGTCGCAGTAGGCGCACCGCCGGCCGTCGCGGCGCAGCACCCCGCCCCGGGACCAGGCCGGGCCGGCGCTGAACCGCCAGCGCGTCACCACGTACCGGACGAGGCGGACCACGCGCGGCATCGGGAAGACCCCGATGACCTGGTCCGGCTCGGCCTCGTGGATCTCGGCGACCCGCCGGCAGAGCATCCGGATCGCGTGCTGGACGGTGACCCGGTGCAGCGGGCCGAGGTCGGCGTTGATGACGAGGACGGCGTCCACCGGGCTCTCCCTTCACGATCGGTGGTACGGCAGCAAAAAGCCGCCCGGTCCACGGGACCGGGCGGCGACGACGGGGACGCGCGGGCGCGTCAGTCGGGCCACCCGGGGCGGGGACCTTCGGCTCGGCAACCGTCGCTGAGCAGCCACGACGGCATCGTGGTGGCGTGTCGCAGCGACATCGACGGCTCCCGGAGCGGTGGTTGACCTTGCGCGCTCACGGTAGATCCGCGCCGGAAACGCGGGCAACGTATTTCGATCCGCCGTCCGGCGCGGGCCGCTGCCGGCCGGCCCGACCGGCGGCGCGCGCGGCGGTGAGCGGGCGGCCGATCCGGGCGGCCATCTGCACCACCAGCTCGCTCTCCAGCAGCGGCCGGTTCACCTCGGCGGCCACCGACAGGGCCGGCGTGGACACCGACCGCCAGATCGCGGTGAGCCCGGCGCCCAGGCCGACCAGGGCCACCGCCGCCCGGGTGGTGGGCGAGCCGGCCGCCGCCGCGGCGCTCACCCCGACCACCGCCAGCAGCACCACCAGCAGGGGTACGAGCACCGGCCAGAAGATCCCCCGGGCGGCCTGCACCACCAGCTTCCGGTCGCGGATGATCAGGTTCCGGGCCACCACCGCCCAGTTCTCCTCGTCCAGCAGGTCGCGCGGGTGCAGGCCGCCGGTGAGCACGCCCCGCCACAGCTCGCCCTGGTTGCGCAGCTCGCGGGCCAGCTCCGCCAGCCCCGCCTCGCCCGGGTCGCCGATCGCGGCCCGGGTGACCGCCGCCGCCCACGCGGCCAGCGAGTGGCGCACGACCGCCGCCGAGTACGGGGGCAGCACGGTGGCCAGCTCGTCCAGCCACCGGCTGATCTGGATCTGCCGCCCGCCGAACCGCCCGACCAGCTGGTGGGCGTCGCCGTGCCGGACCGTGTCGGCGAGCGACCGGCCGAGCCGGTAGGCCAGGCCCACCCGGTGGTTGGTGGCCATCGTCCAGCGCAGCACCGCCACGTTCAGCTCGTCGAGGGCGAAAAGCAGCGGTTCCCGGTCCGCCCCGGCGGCGGCCCGGGCGGCGGCGGTGGACGGCAGCGGCCGGCCGGGCGCGGTGAGGGCGGCGATCTGGGCGAGCGCCACCTCCACCCCGTCCAGGTTCATCCCGAGCCGGAGCCGTCCGGGCAGCTCGGTGACGTTGGAGAGCTTCGCCGGGGCGGCCGCGGGCGGGTCCGCGTCGTCGAGCAGGTCGGTGGTCTGCGCGTGGTGGTAGGTGTCCGCCATCGACCAGCCCAGGCGCAGCGCGGTGACCACGCACGCCCGCTCGTCGCGGAGCAGCCCGTACGCGTCGTCCCGCTCGTCGTCCACCCGCGGTGCCGTGCTCACCCTCCCGACCTCCCGTGCCGACGGAGTCAGTCGAGACTAGTGCAGCTTTTGAAGGCTTATGACCGGTTTCGGGTCAGCGCCGGCCGGCCAGCAGGCCGCGCGGGCGGACCGAGCTGACCGGCTCGGCCGCCGCCCCCTCCGCCCGCAGGATGTGGTTGGCGGCCACGATCCCGGTCGCCGCCGACCGTTCCATCAGCGCGCTCGGGAACTCGGTCCGGATGCCGTCGCCGGCCAGGTAGAGGCCGGCCGCCCCGGTGCGCACCCCCGGCCGCCAGGCGTGGCTGCCCGGGGTGAACGCCGGCGCCTGCGCCTCGACCCGGGCGCGCAGCGCGCGTACCCGCAGGGCGGCCGCCTCCGGCCACAGCGCGGTCAGCTCCACCCGCATCCGCTCGGCCAGCTCCTCGGCCGGCACGTCCGGCTCGCAGGCGTACGCGTGCAGCTCGACCACCGAGCCGCCGGTCCGCCCCGCCCAGCGCCGCGGCTCGTCCTCCAGCCGGTGGTAGAGGGTCACCGAGTCCAGGGTGGGCTGGCGGGACACCCCGCTGAACACCGCCCGGTCCGGGCGCACGTCGCCGTCCATCCAGTAGCGTGCCACCGCGTACGGCGGGCCGGGCCGGCCGAACGCGGGCATCC
It encodes the following:
- a CDS encoding M4 family metallopeptidase, translating into MKRSLAAASAALLTSGVLTCVTTTAYAATPSAPSPESAAATRADSLLRANPGAVQGAGGEAYQVVRTKVDPSGATHTRYTRTYHGLRVYGGDFVVHTAPNGTMAGTSVGLAAPLTLSTTAKVGSAAAKASARKAFSGSLTSVGTPELFVDASSGKGRLAWETVASGWKADKQTPSRLHVVTDATTGALIGSYDEIETVVGSGQGIYTGTVSIDTTLSGSTYQMVDPSHGNGRTCDMNNTTGGTCTTFTDPDNNWGNGTNSNRQSAGVDAHFGAANTFDYFKNTHGRNGIFGNGAGVPSRVHYGSNYVNAFWDGSQMTYGDGSGNSRPLVSLDVAGHEMSHGVTEALAGLVYSGEPGGLNEATSDIFGNMVEFYAAAPSDPGDYQVGEKININGNGTPLRYMYNPSLDGSSDSCWSTSTKNKDVHYSSGVANHFYFNLAEGTGSTAYGTSPVCGSAPAVTGIGRAKAEKIWYRALDVYFTSNTSYVNTTTPSNTARAYTLKAATDLYGNCSTEYKTVQAAWTAVNVAGNDAPCGSTGNDFSVSLSPTSGSVTAGGSVSTTVATATTSGTAQTVTFSASGLPTGATASFSPSSVTSGGSSTLTIATTASTPSGTYSVTVTGAGSVNHSATYTLTVNGTGGGCTGAGQKLGNPGFESGNTVWSSTSGVIGQYGSSGQPPRTGTWNAWLDGYGSTHTDTLSQSVSLPAGCTSYNFTFWLHIDSAETTTSVQYDKLTVQVLNSSGTVLATLGTWSNLNKASGYSQKSFSLASYAGQTVTVKFTGTEDSSLQTSFVIDDTAVNVS
- a CDS encoding enoyl-CoA hydratase/isomerase family protein; this encodes MSDAELTVTVDGPVATVVIRNPARRNAMTPAMWRQLPVLLDGLEADPAVRVLVLTGAGRTFCAGADLGDLDELLEAGDGSIAVAAEERLAAFGRPTVAAIEGACVGGGCQLAVACDLRLAATDARFGVPPARLGLVYPAPTTRRLATLVGPSAAKHLLFTSELVDAERALRIGLVDEVLPTDALAARVAAMTATIAERSRLTVAAAKEIIDGRADADRIAWWHGQVRESGEAREGIAAVSERRPPRFGWTPPAAG
- a CDS encoding MSCRAMM family protein, which codes for MTRPASRRAALAAGLLLSLTAALTATPAYAEEPTPGAITGHVVTEKPGSVTVNLFTTDGASSGQVLTDADGTFRFADVPVGTYKIQYGFLGRYQWSHEKLGYSTADVVTVSSGQTATVPEETMLLPGVVEVVATDATTGAPVDAFCAGVQEYSLQCGATGGHLRLENLESGSYTLYLRSSDGLHARQEVKGVKVVLGQTTRVEVSLRPTTAITTTVVDRATGEPVPYTCVALLPMVFGALDDQTCQWDVNYTDDQGRITVGELAPGDYTVLVLPGDDVHGMQWVGRNGGVGRQQDALLVTGEGGRLSTVPTVRLDPAARITGTIRDADTKEPLGNGCAAVLPVRQGSFVPGVGPFCAGSDGVYTVPTLGPYEWPLEFSHFYDYVEPYAAVWSGGAADRKTAKAIRAGVDQPGVADASLTRSGARLGLTVTSEDGQPYNGWFAGEVYNATTGDLVKEFSFYGPRVVEGLADQSVKVRYGPALSSPGGWYGGTDRDSATSVRVRHDRTSQITIVLADPA
- a CDS encoding HNH endonuclease, whose translation is MDAVLVINADLGPLHRVTVQHAIRMLCRRVAEIHEAEPDQVIGVFPMPRVVRLVRYVVTRWRFSAGPAWSRGGVLRRDGRRCAYCDGPASTVDHILPRSRGGRNTWGNTTAACYACNQRKGDRTPAEAGMPLRREPGTPSWAALAR